One window of Bifidobacterium pseudocatenulatum DSM 20438 = JCM 1200 = LMG 10505 genomic DNA carries:
- a CDS encoding fluoride efflux transporter FluC yields the protein MESQEQSPGDVVTAGEDSHPITQTIDTVEVTHAGATAPAANTMDPPTIPLAPMKRMQARFNPLADGLMYVVVFVGGFVGVGCRHALDMLLPSVSGTPFVVGTFVSNMVACFLFAMLTEFMATASWLRRRVRQVVSRGVGLGLLGGLSTMSGVMLETMEGLHERHIASALGYLAGNFAGGLFTAAAGVVLMQALLSRSTRKRVRGAFSAVSVSDSAESDTQGVRHVKVADVARSAAQAAMEAAQAAQQAAQAAQQIAQTGQVPRVETPTVPPTASQPMQTGRVPQIPPLAVPQLTQPSQPLLREPDTPDLGQLPEPIQQSQPIQQPQQQSQPIRQPANPLPPSFEPKPITAEISLVADPATGEVR from the coding sequence ATGGAATCGCAAGAACAATCGCCGGGAGACGTGGTGACTGCGGGTGAGGACTCGCATCCCATCACGCAGACAATCGACACTGTTGAGGTGACGCATGCTGGTGCAACCGCGCCCGCCGCTAACACCATGGATCCGCCTACGATTCCCCTGGCACCGATGAAACGTATGCAGGCGCGGTTCAATCCGCTCGCCGACGGACTGATGTATGTTGTGGTGTTCGTCGGTGGATTTGTTGGAGTCGGCTGTCGGCATGCGTTGGATATGCTTCTGCCGTCGGTCAGCGGGACGCCGTTCGTTGTGGGCACGTTTGTGTCGAATATGGTCGCCTGCTTCCTGTTCGCGATGCTGACCGAATTCATGGCGACCGCTTCGTGGCTGCGTCGCCGGGTGCGGCAGGTTGTCAGCCGTGGCGTTGGGCTCGGCTTGCTCGGTGGGCTTTCGACGATGTCCGGCGTGATGCTGGAAACGATGGAAGGTCTGCACGAGCGGCATATCGCCAGTGCGCTTGGCTATCTTGCGGGAAATTTTGCAGGCGGTTTGTTCACTGCCGCCGCCGGCGTGGTTCTGATGCAGGCACTGCTGTCACGGAGTACTCGAAAGCGGGTTCGAGGTGCGTTTTCAGCTGTTTCCGTGTCCGATTCTGCCGAATCGGACACGCAGGGCGTACGCCATGTGAAAGTGGCCGACGTAGCGCGTTCTGCCGCGCAGGCCGCAATGGAAGCCGCGCAGGCGGCGCAGCAGGCCGCGCAGGCGGCCCAGCAGATTGCACAGACGGGACAGGTTCCGCGAGTCGAAACGCCAACCGTGCCGCCGACCGCCAGCCAGCCTATGCAGACAGGCCGCGTTCCGCAGATTCCTCCGCTGGCCGTTCCTCAGCTGACACAGCCATCGCAGCCGTTGCTGCGCGAGCCGGATACTCCAGACTTGGGGCAGCTGCCCGAGCCGATTCAGCAGTCGCAACCAATCCAGCAGCCCCAGCAGCAGTCGCAGCCGATCCGGCAGCCGGCCAACCCGCTTCCGCCCAGCTTCGAGCCCAAACCGATCACTGCGGAGATTTCGCTTGTCGCCGACCCGGCTACCGGGGAGGTGCGCTGA
- a CDS encoding fluoride efflux transporter FluC encodes MMWMICLFGGLGAMARYVLDVSIQRGWNRENRRTSRNFPLSTLVINGVASLCAGIAMMSYYSQSVDMGTVMMFVVGFLGGFSTFSTALNEVVSLIRQRRFTLALGYGIATVAVPLICVATGFGIALLVNPA; translated from the coding sequence ATGATGTGGATGATCTGTCTGTTCGGCGGTCTGGGAGCCATGGCCCGTTACGTGCTCGACGTGTCAATTCAACGAGGCTGGAATCGCGAGAATCGGAGAACGAGCCGCAACTTCCCGCTATCCACGCTCGTCATCAACGGCGTCGCCTCGCTATGCGCGGGCATCGCCATGATGTCCTACTATTCGCAATCGGTGGATATGGGCACGGTCATGATGTTCGTTGTCGGATTTCTCGGTGGTTTCTCAACATTCTCCACAGCGCTCAACGAAGTGGTTTCATTGATTCGCCAGCGTCGTTTTACGCTGGCTCTGGGCTATGGAATAGCAACCGTCGCGGTGCCTCTCATTTGCGTGGCCACCGGTTTCGGCATTGCGCTGCTCGTCAATCCGGCGTAA
- a CDS encoding LacI family DNA-binding transcriptional regulator, with protein MVGMRDVAKKAGVSLSTVSLVVNGNGYVSDDMRDRVRKAMQALNYVPNELARNLYHDRTNLVGVIVPTIRHPFFATFTAHLQHALAAQGLRTMLCSTADEAEGEIQYVDMLRRHMMDGIVMCAHTSHPGDYWTSIHRPIVAFDRVLGDGISSIGSDHEQGGRLIAQMLIRNGAKHVVMIGGPRDQFFDLAARGEVEEGSFDLGKTTFPTVRYYLTLEQELTSAGVKYEYVEAGEVMDFAGYHRAVSNVLDKVTTDGVDAVVSSDIGASFCVREALSRGISIPDELQIVAYDGTYLTDLAGMKLTAVAQDFAAIAQSAADHIVQAIANEEVAAANASRKNIPKPFEPNVLIPMTLVPGDTTR; from the coding sequence ATGGTCGGCATGCGCGATGTGGCGAAGAAGGCCGGGGTGTCTCTGAGCACCGTCTCGCTGGTGGTGAACGGCAACGGGTACGTGTCTGATGACATGCGCGACCGCGTGCGTAAGGCCATGCAAGCCCTCAATTATGTGCCGAACGAGCTTGCCCGCAATCTGTATCATGATCGCACGAATCTGGTCGGCGTCATCGTGCCTACTATTCGTCATCCGTTCTTTGCGACGTTTACCGCACATCTGCAGCATGCACTCGCCGCGCAAGGATTACGCACTATGCTGTGCTCTACTGCAGATGAGGCGGAGGGCGAAATCCAGTATGTCGACATGTTGCGTCGGCACATGATGGACGGCATCGTCATGTGTGCGCACACTTCGCATCCCGGCGATTATTGGACGTCGATTCATCGCCCGATCGTCGCGTTCGACCGTGTGCTTGGAGACGGTATTTCGTCAATTGGATCCGACCACGAGCAGGGTGGGCGATTGATTGCGCAGATGCTGATCCGCAATGGTGCCAAGCATGTGGTGATGATTGGCGGTCCGCGAGATCAATTCTTCGATTTGGCTGCGCGCGGAGAAGTCGAGGAAGGATCGTTCGATTTGGGAAAGACCACGTTCCCGACGGTGCGCTACTACCTCACGTTGGAACAGGAATTGACCTCCGCAGGCGTGAAATACGAGTATGTTGAAGCTGGCGAAGTAATGGATTTTGCCGGCTATCATCGTGCGGTCAGCAATGTGCTCGACAAGGTGACGACCGACGGTGTCGATGCCGTAGTTAGTTCCGATATTGGTGCGTCGTTCTGCGTGCGCGAAGCGTTGAGCCGCGGAATTTCCATTCCTGACGAGCTGCAGATCGTTGCCTACGATGGTACGTATTTGACTGATTTGGCCGGCATGAAACTGACCGCGGTCGCGCAGGATTTCGCGGCGATCGCACAGTCGGCAGCCGACCATATTGTGCAGGCGATTGCCAATGAGGAAGTGGCCGCAGCTAACGCTTCACGCAAGAACATCCCCAAGCCGTTCGAGCCGAACGTGCTTATTCCCATGACGCTGGTGCCAGGCGATACCACGCGTTGA
- the gtfA gene encoding sucrose phosphorylase: MKNKVQLITYADRLGDGTLSSMTDILRTRFDGVYDGVHILPFFTPFDGADAGFDPIDHTKVDPRLGSWDDVAELSKTHGIMVDAIVNHMSWESKQFQDVLEKGEESEYYPMFLTMSSVFPNGATEEDLAGIYRPRPGLPFTHYKFAGKTRLVWVSFTPQQVDIDTDSDKGWEYLMSIFDQMAASHVSYIRLDAVGYGAKEAGTSCFMTPKTFKLISRLREEGIKRGLEILIEVHSYYKKQVEIASKVDRVYDFALPPLLLHSLNTGHVEPVAHWTDIRPNNAVTVLDTHDGIGVIDIGSDQLDRSLKGLVPDEDVDNLVNAIHANTHGESQAATGAAASNLDLYQVNSTYYSALGCNDQHYIAARAVQFFLPGVPQVYYVGALAGKNDMELLRKTNNGRDINRHYYSTAEIDENLQRPVVKALNALAKFRNELDAFDGTFSYSADGDTSISFTWEGTTTQATLTFEPGRGLGVENTASVATLEWRDAAGEHRTDDLIANPPVVA, translated from the coding sequence ATGAAAAACAAAGTGCAACTCATCACTTACGCCGATCGTCTCGGCGATGGCACTCTTAGCTCGATGACCGACATCCTGCGCACCCGCTTCGACGGCGTGTATGACGGCGTGCATATCCTGCCGTTCTTCACTCCGTTCGATGGTGCGGATGCAGGCTTCGACCCGATCGACCATACCAAAGTCGACCCGCGTCTCGGCAGCTGGGATGACGTTGCTGAACTTTCCAAGACCCACGGCATCATGGTCGATGCCATCGTCAACCACATGAGCTGGGAATCCAAGCAGTTCCAAGACGTGCTTGAAAAAGGTGAGGAATCCGAGTATTACCCGATGTTTCTGACCATGAGCTCCGTCTTCCCGAACGGCGCGACCGAAGAGGATCTGGCCGGCATTTACCGTCCGCGCCCGGGTCTGCCGTTCACCCACTACAAGTTCGCGGGCAAGACCCGTCTGGTATGGGTCAGCTTCACTCCGCAGCAGGTGGACATCGACACGGATTCCGACAAAGGCTGGGAATACCTCATGTCCATCTTCGATCAAATGGCCGCGTCCCACGTCAGCTACATTCGTCTCGACGCCGTCGGCTACGGCGCTAAGGAAGCTGGTACCAGCTGCTTCATGACGCCGAAAACGTTCAAGCTCATCTCCCGCCTGCGTGAGGAGGGCATCAAGCGCGGTCTGGAAATCCTCATCGAAGTGCATTCCTACTACAAGAAGCAGGTCGAGATCGCGTCGAAGGTCGATCGCGTCTACGATTTCGCCCTTCCGCCGCTGCTGCTGCATTCGCTGAATACCGGTCATGTCGAGCCGGTCGCGCATTGGACCGACATCCGTCCGAACAATGCCGTCACCGTACTTGACACGCATGATGGCATCGGCGTGATCGACATCGGTTCCGATCAGCTGGACCGTTCGCTCAAGGGGCTCGTGCCGGATGAGGATGTCGACAATCTCGTCAACGCCATTCATGCGAACACTCACGGCGAATCGCAGGCCGCTACCGGTGCCGCCGCATCCAATCTTGACCTGTACCAGGTCAACAGCACCTACTATTCGGCGCTGGGATGCAACGATCAGCACTATATTGCGGCTCGCGCAGTGCAGTTCTTCCTGCCAGGCGTTCCGCAGGTCTACTATGTTGGCGCGCTTGCCGGCAAGAACGACATGGAGTTGCTGCGCAAGACTAACAATGGCCGCGATATCAATCGCCATTACTATTCCACGGCTGAGATCGACGAGAATCTGCAGCGTCCGGTGGTGAAGGCACTGAACGCGCTTGCCAAGTTCCGCAACGAGCTTGATGCGTTCGATGGCACCTTCTCGTACAGCGCCGACGGCGATACGTCCATCAGCTTCACGTGGGAGGGCACGACCACTCAGGCCACGCTCACGTTTGAGCCGGGCCGTGGTCTTGGTGTGGAGAACACCGCGTCCGTCGCCACGCTCGAATGGCGTGATGCCGCCGGTGAGCACCGCACGGACGATCTGATCGCCAATCCGCCGGTCGTGGCCTGA
- a CDS encoding YesL family protein — MSKMSKLFDQDNMFFAIMGVLFDLIILNVLTLLCCLPVVTAGASFTAMHSVLWRMVRHEETYVARQFFDSFKRNLKQSLLPWLAFLLAAIVLVVDGMLARSMGSMRGPLMACVAFMGLVIIAIAQYFFPLLSRYENPTSETLKNATKLALGFFPRTLCMLVILAAFAVLYAQFFIYMIPLLILMGVTLPQYCCAWIYNWIFRRIDGEIDAKGRKVAQS, encoded by the coding sequence ATGTCAAAGATGTCAAAGCTTTTCGATCAAGACAACATGTTTTTCGCCATTATGGGCGTGCTGTTCGATCTGATTATTCTCAACGTGCTCACGCTGTTGTGCTGCCTGCCGGTCGTCACGGCCGGCGCATCGTTCACTGCGATGCACAGTGTGCTCTGGCGCATGGTCCGCCATGAGGAAACGTATGTGGCGCGCCAGTTTTTCGACTCGTTCAAGCGCAATCTCAAGCAGTCGCTGCTGCCGTGGCTTGCGTTCCTGCTGGCGGCGATTGTGCTGGTGGTCGACGGCATGCTCGCCCGGTCCATGGGGTCGATGCGCGGGCCGCTGATGGCGTGCGTCGCGTTCATGGGATTGGTGATTATTGCGATTGCGCAGTACTTCTTCCCGCTGCTTTCTCGCTATGAGAATCCGACTTCCGAAACGTTGAAGAATGCGACGAAACTTGCGCTCGGCTTTTTCCCGCGCACCTTGTGCATGCTGGTGATTTTGGCCGCGTTCGCCGTGCTGTATGCGCAGTTTTTCATATATATGATTCCGCTGCTGATTTTGATGGGCGTCACGTTGCCGCAATACTGTTGCGCGTGGATCTACAACTGGATTTTCCGCCGTATCGACGGTGAGATCGACGCCAAGGGGCGCAAGGTAGCGCAGTCCTGA